TTGTCCAGCTATTTAGCTTAGTGGTGATATTGTTTTTCGCCACCTTGGTGCCCACACCTTTTTTACGGATCAATAAACGTTCATATACCAATTTATTGGTTGCCTGCCTTACCGTAGAACGGGATATGCCCAGGCGGTTTGCCATGTGCACTTCGTTCGGCAACAGTTTTCCATTTTGATATTCTGGCTGCCCTATTAACTTTCTCAACATATCCTCTACTTGTTGGTGCAGAGGCTGTGAGCTATTGTGGTCAATTTTAAAATCCGTAACCATGTTTATATGTTCGTACATATCAAAAGTAGAAAGATTTTTTAAAAATGCAAATCTTTTTTTAAAAATTATTTTAAGAAAAACTTCCGGCTTGTTATAAATGCCATGAATAACAGAATTTTATTAACTTACTAATTCATCTTTAAAAAATCATGTATGGTAACTATCGCTCTATATAATTTAAAAGGAGGCGTTGGTAAAACAGCATCCTGTGTTAATCTTGCTTACTTAGCTGCCAAAGATGGATATAAAACATTGTTGTGGGATATAGATCCACAGGGCTCTACGACATTTTATTACAAGATAAAAAACAAAGATGCGCAAGGAATAAAAAAGCTGATCAGTAAGGATGCAAACCTTGAAAGCGCTATCATGGCTACTGATTATGAGAATTTAGAGATCATTCCCAACGATAATTCTGCTAAAAGCTTTGATGTGATGGTGGAAGAAATGAAAGGTAGCAAGACCCGTTTAAAAGGTGTACTAAAGCAATTGGAAAATGAATATGATTTTGTTTTTATCGATTGCCCTCCGGGTTTTTCTGCGTTGAGTGAAAATATTTTTAATGCGGCTGATATTGTATTAATGCCGATCATTCCTACTACATTATCGGTACGTACCTACACAATGGTGAAAGATTATTTTAAAGAAAAAGATTTAGACGGCAGTAAGATGATGTGCTTTTTCACGATGACAGACCTTCGTAAAAACATGCACAACGAGATAATGGAATATTTGCATAAGGATAAGCGATTCTTTCAAACATACATTCCTTATCTGTCTGATGTAGAAAAGATGGGCATTCATCGCCGTCCAATAGAAGAGTATGCGAAAAGCAGCCTGGCTGCACTTTCTTACAGGGATCTATGGACAGAGATTAAAGAAGGGGTGCTGGAATAAAAGCGTTTACCTTATTTTACCAAATAACCCAAAGTACTTACCATTCGTTAGTTGCTTTGAATTGCCACTAAGATCATATAATGTGCAATTAAAGGTTGCAGTAACTTCAACATAATAAACCTGGTTTAACGATACCGGACCATCATTAACTTTAGTTATAGTAAACGTGCTTCCTGATTGAGTGGCAGGATCATTATCTGTAGACCAATAATTTCCTGATTTATCCATCCAGCTAACAGTTATCCCCTGGTAGCTACCCGGCGTACTAAAAGAATATGTTCCAGGATTAAAAAAGCTTTTAAATTCTGCATCTGTAGTTTCATCTGAAAAATT
The Ferruginibacter albus DNA segment above includes these coding regions:
- a CDS encoding ParA family protein, with the protein product MVTIALYNLKGGVGKTASCVNLAYLAAKDGYKTLLWDIDPQGSTTFYYKIKNKDAQGIKKLISKDANLESAIMATDYENLEIIPNDNSAKSFDVMVEEMKGSKTRLKGVLKQLENEYDFVFIDCPPGFSALSENIFNAADIVLMPIIPTTLSVRTYTMVKDYFKEKDLDGSKMMCFFTMTDLRKNMHNEIMEYLHKDKRFFQTYIPYLSDVEKMGIHRRPIEEYAKSSLAALSYRDLWTEIKEGVLE